GAAAGCTGAACTTAAAACCCTGAACCTTCAACTTTAAGCTTTCAACCTTAAACTTTTAACTATTTTGTCCTCCCTGATAAACAGCACTCCAATCGATCTCAGGATCTTTTTTAATTAATTCCAGCATATGACGTTTCAACAGATCGCCTAAAGGCATATTTTGGTTTACCTGGCTGGCTTGTGATAATACCAGGTTCAGGTCTTTCAAGCCCATGGGTGCACTAAAGGCGGCCGGTTTAAATTGCTGACCTGTTATGATCTTACTGTAGCCCTGATAAATGGGGCTGTTGAAAATTGTTTGTGCGAAGAAGTTCCACATTTTAGCAGCATCCACCCCACTGTTGCTGGCCAGGGCAGCGCTTTCGCCAATAGCCTCCAGGGCGGCGGCAATAGTAAAGTTGCCACACAATTTAACCGTGTTGGCAGCTGTGATGTTGTCGCCAAAATCCCATACGCCGGCGCCACCGGCATCTTTTAATAACTGTTCAAATTGCTGACGCAGGTTGGCATCACCCGATACCACAAAATTCAGCTTGTGGGCACGCGCAGCTTCGGGCCGGCCAAATACGGGTGTTGCCAGGTAATGAGATCCATTTTGTGTATGCAGTTGGCTCAGTGCTGATGCGGTGAGTGGTAAAATGGTGCTCATGCTCAAATGCACGCCGCCGGGCTGCATGTTATGTACCAATCCATCAGCGCCTTCCGTGATCGTTTTTAACGCTTTATCATCCGATACCATAGTGATGATGACCGCACATGCCGCTGCCAGTGCTTTTACCGATCCTACTTCAATAGCGCCTTTGTCAACCAATGGCTTTGTTTTGGAGGCAGTACGGTTGTATACATACAATTCATGTCCGCTTGCCAGGATGTTTTCTGCTACGGGAGTTCCCAGGTTGCCCAGTCCGATAAATCCGATTTTCATAAACTAGTATTTAAATAAAGAACCCACTTGCTTTGCCATTGCGCAAAACAAGTGGGGCACAATGGTGAATAAACTATTTAACTCACTGAAGAACCGTTGTCGATAGCATCGATGGGGTTTACAAAATGCAGTTTGCCTGCTTTGTCTTCCGCCATCAATATCATGCCATTGCTTTCAATACCACGCATTTTGCGGGGCGCCAGGTTGGCTACCACCACCACCTGTTTGCCGGTGATGTTTTCGGGTTGAAAATGCTCGGCAATACCCGATACAATGGTACGGGTTTCAAAACCCAGGTCAACCTGCAGCTTTAACAGCTTGTCGGCCTTTGGCACTTTTTCCGCAGCCACAATGGTGCCTACCCGAAGATCGAGTTTGGCGAAATCGTCGTACACGATCTGTTCTTTCAATGCATCAGGTTGTGCGTCGACTGCTTTGATGGCTTCCTTTTGTGCTTCGGTTGGTTGCGCTGGTTTAACCAGACCTGCTTTTAATTTGGTAACCTGTGCTTCAATCTCGGCATCTTCAATTTTACGGAACAGCAATTCAGGCGCCCGTAAGCTATAACCCACACTCAGCAATTTTGTTTTACCCGCGTTCTCCCAATCCAGCATTTTTTCCACCACCTTCATTTTGTGCAGCATTTTTTTGGCAGTGCTGGGTAGAAACGGATTGATCAGGATCGCCAGGTTAGCGGTCAGCTGTAAACAAATATGTATGCAATTATCGATCAGTTTTTGTGCTTCAGGATCTTGTTCCAGGCGTTTGGCAACAATCCAGGGTTCTTTTTCCTGCATGTATTTATTGCCTTTTCTCGCCAGGTCGATTACCTCGGATAATGCATCGCGGAACTTGAAGGCCTCAATATTCTCTTCTACTTTTGCTTTGGCAACTTCAAATTCGGCCAACAAGGTTTTGTCCGCGTCATCCATTATATCTGCATGCAAAGGTGGCACCTTGCCCCCACACAATTTATGCATGAGTACCAATGCCCGGTTCTCGAAGTTTCCGAAAACATCACTCAACTCGCCTTTTACCCTTGCCTGAAAATCTTTCCAGGTAAAGTCATTGTCTTTCGTTTCCGGCGCGTTGGCACACAAAACATATCGTAACATATCTTCACAACCAGGAAAATCTTTTATGTATTCGTGCACCCAAACCGCCCAGTTGCGGCTGGTGCTTACTTTATCGCCTTCAATGTTCAGGAATTCGTTGGCGGGCACATTATCGGGCAGTACAAATCCGCCGTGCGCTTTTAACATCGCCGGGAAAATAATACAGTGGAAAACGATATTATCCTTTCCAATAAAGTGAACCAGTTTGGTGTCTTCCTTGCACCAGTAATCGGCCCATTCTTCGGTTAATTCCTTGGTGGCGGAAATATAGCCGATGGGTGCGTCGAACCATACGTACAGGACTTTGCCTTCGGTATCGGGCAGGGGCACTTTTACCCCCCAGCTGCTGTCGCGCGTCATGGCGCGGCTTTGCAGGCCACTGTCGAGCCAGCTTTTACACTGACCGTATACGTTGTTCTTCCATTCGGTATGTCCTTCCAGGATCCAGCCTTTCAGCCATTCCTCATAGTTCTGCAGGGGGAAATACCAGTGTTTGGTTTTCCGTTTTACCGGCACGGCATCGCTGAGGGTGCTACGCGGATGGATCAATTGTTCGGGGCTTAATGAAGAACCGCAACGTTCGCACTGATCGCCATATGCATTGGGGTTGGCACAAATAGGACAGGTGCCGGTAATATAGCGGTCGGCCAGGAACGTATTGGTTTTTTCATCATAGAATTGTTCGGTCTCTTTTTCCTCAAACAACCCGTCGTCGTACAGCTTTTTGAAAAAAGCAGCTGCCGTTTCGTGGTGAACGGGGTTGCTGGTGCGGGAATAGATATCGAAAGAAATGCCCATTTGTTCAAAGCTTTCCTTGATCTGGGCATGGTACTTATCTACAATCTGTTGCGGGCTAACGCCTTCTTTCATGGCGCGGATGGTAATAGGAACCCCATGTTCATCACTGCCACCAATGAATTTGATATCTCTTTTCTGCGCCCGTTGGTAACGCACGTAAATATCAGCCGGTAAATAGCAGCCTGCCAGGTGACCGATATGCACCGGACCATTGGCGTACGGCAGGGCCGCTGTGACTAAATAGCGCTTAAAATTGCTCATTTTGTTAATCGTCTTTAGAATTCTTGACTATCTGCCCTGGCGCCCGCCGTCTCTGCCGGTTGGCGGATAAGGCGGGTGACAGGGGATTGCAAAAATAACTAATTACTGATTAACCACTCCCATCTTGTCGAAACGCAGCCAGGTTTGGCTGATCTTTGAGCCTGGCCGGGAATTACTGGTTTGGGAGCTGTTTATAGGTCGAAGCGTGATGGTGTACAATTTCTCCTGCCGGGCATCGGGCACCATTTCCAATTGCAGCTGATAGGTGGGGTTGTTGAAATACAGTTTTACCTGCTCATTTTCGGGAGTGGCCTGTTTAAACTGGAAGTTGTAAAGGGCCACCTGGTTTACTATGTTGGTATAAAAAGAAGCATTGCTGGTGGTGTACACCAGTTTCAGCCCCGATGGGTCGTTTACCTGGTACAGTTCGGCCATTGTTGGGGCATCGGGTGTTTTACCTGTTTTAAAACTCCATTTTGCTTTGCTCACTAACCCATCGATCTTAGCATATTCTGCAAAGTAACCCATGGGCGACAGGTACTGGCCCACCCATTCAACCGAAGGGGCTTCCATTACCTGCAATAATTCTTTCAAGCCTACATTTTGGGCAAAGCAAGGGTGGTAACCTGCCAGCAGGCAGATCAATACTAATTGTTTCATGACTGTGTTTTTAGATTATTGTTTTTGAGAGGAGATAAGCGGTTGTAGTTTTTGTTTGAATTGCTCAGGAGTGGTAGGGGTAAAAATCAGGTCGCTTATAAGAGTATCAGAGGTGGTAAAAGGGTGTATGTTCGATACTACTTTGTCGGCGGTTACTGCAACGGTTACCAATATAGCTGATTCACCAGCAGGTACCTGTGGAAAATAATCTTTCTGGCCGCTCCAATAAACGCCCTGGACTATAGATTTATTTTTTGTAAATACCAGTAAACAAACATGATTGCCGGCGGTTGCACCTTTATCGATGTTCACAGTAACATTTACTTTGGGCCGGGGATCGTTCATGAACCTGTCGCAATTGAACCAGCCAAAATTGCTGATTGTAAAACTATAGGTTTGGGCTAATCTTGATTGCTGTGCGTTATAAAAGGAATCTTCCTTTAGCTCCCTGTCATACCTGGCACTATCCGATTCTCCGGTATTTTTTATACGTACAACCTTAACCGTATCATACACCGGTATGGAGTCAATTACAAGTTGTTCGTTTTTATATGTCCTTTTGGGAGCGCGTTTTATTTTTATTACATCATAATAACTGCCAAAGCGTTCTTTTAACCGGTCCGTTAATTCTGATTTAGGAATGTCTATACCACGCGACACATAAAACCTGGCCGTTGTTTTTTTACCATAACTTACGTTATAAGGTTCTACTTTTTTCAGGTTTAGTTCATAGCCTTTTGGGTTGTCATGGAAATTGAGGTTATTATGTAACGGACCCACCGGCAGCCAGTTCAGATTGGTACTGTTTTCATTAGTCTGCGGTTGTTCCTGACCGGCAAACAATTGCATGCTATCGTCATAATTGTTGGTGGGTATATTGACGGTGATGGCTTTTTGCGGAGCTATAACAACAGGCTGGCCATCCTGTTCGGCGCTTATATGCACCATACCACCTGTGATCAACTGTTGGCCGTTTGAGGTGGTAGTTAGTTTGGCGGCTATGATGTCTTCATACTTATAATATTCGCGCACTATAATTTTTACCGGTCCTGCTTTGTTTATTAACGTATGGGCAGGAACAAACAACCGCGTGCCTTCCTTAGCTACCAGGGTAGTATCGCGATCGGTGTTGATATAAAACTCCTGTGTTGGTTTTTCCAGTTGTTGAAAGAATGATTGCAGTAGTTGGGTGGCATCGGGGCTTGAGCTTTCTACCGTATCATTTCCCTTATTGGATACAACCGGGGCGGCAGGTACCGCGCTAATGAGTATTGGGCCCTGTTCATGTACAGGAACTTTGTTCCGGGCTGCTGTTGGTTGAAACGACAATTCACTTATGGTATCAGACAGGTCAAGTGGCTTATACTTAATGGCAGGCCGATAATTGGAGTCGGTGTTCGTACTTGCCTGCCGGGTTGTATTTTTAACTACCGTTGTTTGTTTTTTAGTGGGTGTAGTTATTTTCTTCTTACCATGCCTGAACGGATTGATGGCTACAAGCAGTACTACTACCGCAATTATCCATAGACCCAGTGACCGGGTGATGTGCGTATTGCCAGGGGGAAATTTGCCAGGGTCACCACCAGGTTTGTTCAATTGGGTTTTAAATTGCTGCCAGTTCGCTTCTACAGGAAGGTTATCTGGCGAAAACGCTTCTTCCTTTTGGCGGAAAAAATCATCGATATGTTGGTTGTCAGATAACATTGGAGTAGATTTCTTTTTTCAACAGATTTTCCAGTTTGTGTTTCAGCAGGCGGCGTGCTTCGTTCAGGTGCCATTTTGAGGTACCGCCTGAAATACCCAGCAATTGTCCTATTTCTTCATGTTTATAACCATCCAGTACAAACAGGTTAAAAACCAGGGCGGTGTTCCGGGGCAGTTCCTGCAGCAGGCCCATGACATCCCGGGCCGAAAGCCGTTCGTAAATGTCGGGGTTAAGTGAAAAACGCTCATCGGGCACCTGGTCAATAGAGCTATGGGTGAATTTTGCCTGCCGCCGGCAATGATCGATGCAGGTATTTACAACAATGCGCCGAACCCAGCCCATAAAATCGCCCCGGCCTTCAAATTGTTGCAAGGTTTTAAACACTTTCAACATGGCTTCGTTGAAGATGGCCGCTGCTTCATCCAGGTCCGTTGCATAACGAATGCACAGTTTGAACATACCGGCATGGCAAGCGCGATACAGTTCCTCCTGGCTTTGCGGGTTTTGTTGTTTACAGCCTTGTATAATAGTATTCCAGTGCAATTGGTAAAGGGTTTTTTGCAGGCCCCCTATATTAAGACGAAACAGTAGGTTGAAAAGGTTGGGAAAAAAGGAAAATTCAGTAAAATGCTATTTAAGCAGCCAGTAACAAAGACCAATCCAAACGGCTGCAAAAAACACAATAGCCAAAATGTCGTTAGAAATTTCAGAAAAGCGTTTTTTACGAACAGCCATTTGATAAACTATCCAGCCTACAAAGGCTATGGTAATAAACACTGCCTGAATAAGACGAACGTACATGGCAGTAAAAATAATATTTAGAATTGTTGTCTCATAGAACTTTCCGGTATATTTAAATATCATATTCAGTACATGAACCGTAAGCATTTTTTATCTTCTTTCCTGGTGGCCGGTTTGCCCTTACCCGGCTGGTCTGTGTGGAATAATGAGGGAGATGACGACGCCCCGGCGGCCATTTTACCCCGTTATTTAAAACCCGGCGATACCATCGGTATTACCTGTCCGGCCGGATTTATTACCCAGCCCGAAATACAACCCGCCATGCTGCAGATGATAGAGTGGGGGTTTAATATCAAGGTAGGGGACACCGTGGGAAAACAGGATTTTACTTTTGGCGGAACCGATGAAGAACGGGCGCGCGATTTTCAGCAAATGCTCGACGACCCCAAGGTAAAAGCCATTATGTGTGCCCGTGGGGGCTATGGCTTTGTTCGCATCATAGATAAATTGAATTTTTCCAAACTGATTGAACATCCCAAGTGGATCATCGGCTTTAGCGACATTACCGTGTTGCACTGTCACCTGAACCGGAATTACGGCATTGCTTCCCTCCACTCCAAAATGTGCAACAGTTTTCCCGACGACTGGAATAAAGCCGAACCCATTCAAATTGAAACCATCCTGTCGATAAAACAAGCCCTTACCGGGCAAAAAATGAAGTATACCACGCCGGTAAATCCCCTGAATAAACCGGGTAAGGCCGAGGGCGCATTGGTGGGCGGTAACCTTAAATTGATTGAAACGCTGGCCGGCACAAAGTCTGACCTGCACACCGCCAACAAGATCCTGTTTGTAGAAGATACCGGCGAATACCTGTACAGTATAGACCGCATGTTCTGGAACCTGAAACGTACCGGGAAGCTGGAAAAACTGGCCGGACTGATCGTGGGCGGGTTCAAGATAAAACCCGATGATCCCGGTGAGGAGTTTGGGCGAAACATTGAGGATATTGTGCTGGAGAAAGTGAAAGAATACAAATATCCCGTCTGCTTCGACTTCCCCGTTGGCCACCAGCGGAACAATTATGCGTTAAAATGCGGGGTAAAACACCGGTTTACCGTTTCTAATGAAGAGGTAATGCTGCAGGAAATTTAAGGGTAAAATGGTTTGCTTATTTTTGCGCATTCGTAATAATTACAACAATGGTAAAAGTTCCTCCTTATTTAAAGCCGGGTGATACAATAGCATTGGTTTGTCCTTCAGGGTATATGTCCTTAGAAAAAGCGCAAACCTGTATCGATGTATTAAAAGAATGGGGCTATAAGGTAAAAGTGGGCACTACGGTTGGCAGCCATTCCACCAATTACTTCTCAGGTACCGACGAGGAACGATTGATAAATTTTCAACAGATCCTCGACGACGATTCCGTGAATGCGGTATTGTGTGCCCGGGGAGGATATGGACTAAGCCGCATCATCGATCACATTAGTTTCAGGAAATTTAAGAAACACCCTAAATGGATAATAGGGTTTAGCGATATAACCGTTCTGCTTTCCCATATTTATACAAATTTTGAGATTGCTACCATGCACGCACCAATGGCCGGCGCCTTTAACAACGATGGTTACAGGAACGGGTATGTGCAATCGTTGAAAAACGTGATGGAAGGCAAAAATATTAAGTATGAAGTGCCCGGCCATGAGTTTAACCGGAAGGGTGAGGGTATTGGCGAACTGGTTGGGGGTAACCTGGCCATGCTGGCGCATATGGTGGGTACGCCTTCCGATATAAAAACAAAGGGAAGAATATTGTTCCTGGAAGATGTGGGCGAATACCTGTACAATATCGATCGGATGATGCATCAGTTAAAACGCAGCGGCAAGCTCGACAAACTGGCAGGACTGATCATCGGCGGGTTTAGCGATACCAAGGATACCGAGCGGCCATTCGGGCAAAATGTATATGAGATCATTCGAGATATAGTGAAGGAGTACGATTATCCGGTTTGTTTTGGTTTTCCCGTGAGTCATGAAAAAGAGAACTATGCGCTGAAAGTGGGGGTTGGTTATAAATTGAAGGTGGGGAAGTCGAAGACGGTGTTGATAGGTTGACACGTTGACACGTTGACTCGTTGACACGTTAACAAGTTGACGGGTTGACCAGTGAACGAGTTGACCAGGAAGTTGATAGAGTAGATGGGGAAGGAAGGCCGCGTTGGGGTGTATTGCTTGCTCCGCCAGCTGGCGCTGCCCCTCCTGGTAGGAACTGCCCGGATTATTCAGGGAATGCTCAATGACAAACCGGTGGGCTTCCTGATCATACAAATGATCTTCCTGCTGATTGTTTGCTCAATTGTAATGCGAAAACTTTCCCGGAAAGCATTCATGTTTAAAAAGGCCGACTATGCCAGTGGAGTAAGACAGCATATGAATATGCTATATGAAGATAAAGTAGTGAGTGATTTTGCCACCAGGGGCTATGAGGCCATCAACGGTTTTTCCGATGGACTGATGCTGATCGGATTATTTGGTACGCTTCCATTTTGGGAACATATGAATGGAAAAGTAAGCAACTTTATGGCAGACCTGAGTTTTGATTTTACCTACAATGCCAGCCACGGTGGCGATGGAAGTGGTTGTGGCAGCAACGTTCAATATTCAACATTACAAAAAAGGTGCGCCCCGCCATGATGGGACACACCCTTTATTCGTCAACTGTTCCAAGCTATAATTTTCTCCTGTGCTGCTGTTGAATGAAAGATTAGATTGCTTCCATAAAGTTCTATAATTTTGGCGCATAAGTCAAATTGATTGATATTATAGAACCATAGAGAAAATCTATTATGACCTTTGTACAGTTGGAATACGTGGTAGCAGTAGACACTTACCGGCATTTTGCCACCGCTGCCGAGCATTGTTTTGTTACCCAGCCTACCTTAAGCATGCAGGTGCAAAAGCTGGAAGAAGAATTGGGCGTAAAACTCTTCGATCGTAGTAAACAACCTGTTGTGCCTACCGAAATAGGCGTGGAGATCATTGAGCAGGCACGCCGCATTTTGTCGGAAAAGAACGTGATCAACGAAATGGTGCAAGCCAAAAAGGGTATTCTTACCGGCGAGCTACGCATTGGTATTATACCCACCCTGGCCCCTTATTTACTCCCGCTGTTCATTCAGAGTTTCTACAAAAAATACCCGCATATAAAACTGGTGGTACAGGAACTGATGACGGAGTACATTGTTACCCGCCTGCGTGAAGGCCGCATCGATGTGGGCATTCTGGTAACGCCGCTGCAGGAAAACGGTATCAAGGAGCATGTGTTGTTTTATGAAGAGTTGCTGGCCTATGTGTCGCGCAAGAATACAGCGTATAAAAAAACATATGTGTTGCCACAGGACATCGACCCCGAGAAATTATGGTTGCTGGAAGAAGGGCATTG
The Niastella koreensis GR20-10 genome window above contains:
- a CDS encoding S66 peptidase family protein; this encodes MNRKHFLSSFLVAGLPLPGWSVWNNEGDDDAPAAILPRYLKPGDTIGITCPAGFITQPEIQPAMLQMIEWGFNIKVGDTVGKQDFTFGGTDEERARDFQQMLDDPKVKAIMCARGGYGFVRIIDKLNFSKLIEHPKWIIGFSDITVLHCHLNRNYGIASLHSKMCNSFPDDWNKAEPIQIETILSIKQALTGQKMKYTTPVNPLNKPGKAEGALVGGNLKLIETLAGTKSDLHTANKILFVEDTGEYLYSIDRMFWNLKRTGKLEKLAGLIVGGFKIKPDDPGEEFGRNIEDIVLEKVKEYKYPVCFDFPVGHQRNNYALKCGVKHRFTVSNEEVMLQEI
- a CDS encoding NAD(P)-dependent oxidoreductase, with protein sequence MKIGFIGLGNLGTPVAENILASGHELYVYNRTASKTKPLVDKGAIEVGSVKALAAACAVIITMVSDDKALKTITEGADGLVHNMQPGGVHLSMSTILPLTASALSQLHTQNGSHYLATPVFGRPEAARAHKLNFVVSGDANLRQQFEQLLKDAGGAGVWDFGDNITAANTVKLCGNFTIAAALEAIGESAALASNSGVDAAKMWNFFAQTIFNSPIYQGYSKIITGQQFKPAAFSAPMGLKDLNLVLSQASQVNQNMPLGDLLKRHMLELIKKDPEIDWSAVYQGGQNS
- a CDS encoding hydrogen peroxide-inducible genes activator — encoded protein: MTFVQLEYVVAVDTYRHFATAAEHCFVTQPTLSMQVQKLEEELGVKLFDRSKQPVVPTEIGVEIIEQARRILSEKNVINEMVQAKKGILTGELRIGIIPTLAPYLLPLFIQSFYKKYPHIKLVVQELMTEYIVTRLREGRIDVGILVTPLQENGIKEHVLFYEELLAYVSRKNTAYKKTYVLPQDIDPEKLWLLEEGHCFRSQIVNLCELRRASEMGTHFEYEAGSIETLRRMVELNDGITILPELTTLDMTARQLQLIRHFKKPAPMREVSIVVHRDFVKKRLIEALKEEIINAIPDKIKLNKDLNVVPI
- a CDS encoding RNA polymerase sigma factor, coding for MHWNTIIQGCKQQNPQSQEELYRACHAGMFKLCIRYATDLDEAAAIFNEAMLKVFKTLQQFEGRGDFMGWVRRIVVNTCIDHCRRQAKFTHSSIDQVPDERFSLNPDIYERLSARDVMGLLQELPRNTALVFNLFVLDGYKHEEIGQLLGISGGTSKWHLNEARRLLKHKLENLLKKEIYSNVI
- the metG gene encoding methionine--tRNA ligase; the encoded protein is MSNFKRYLVTAALPYANGPVHIGHLAGCYLPADIYVRYQRAQKRDIKFIGGSDEHGVPITIRAMKEGVSPQQIVDKYHAQIKESFEQMGISFDIYSRTSNPVHHETAAAFFKKLYDDGLFEEKETEQFYDEKTNTFLADRYITGTCPICANPNAYGDQCERCGSSLSPEQLIHPRSTLSDAVPVKRKTKHWYFPLQNYEEWLKGWILEGHTEWKNNVYGQCKSWLDSGLQSRAMTRDSSWGVKVPLPDTEGKVLYVWFDAPIGYISATKELTEEWADYWCKEDTKLVHFIGKDNIVFHCIIFPAMLKAHGGFVLPDNVPANEFLNIEGDKVSTSRNWAVWVHEYIKDFPGCEDMLRYVLCANAPETKDNDFTWKDFQARVKGELSDVFGNFENRALVLMHKLCGGKVPPLHADIMDDADKTLLAEFEVAKAKVEENIEAFKFRDALSEVIDLARKGNKYMQEKEPWIVAKRLEQDPEAQKLIDNCIHICLQLTANLAILINPFLPSTAKKMLHKMKVVEKMLDWENAGKTKLLSVGYSLRAPELLFRKIEDAEIEAQVTKLKAGLVKPAQPTEAQKEAIKAVDAQPDALKEQIVYDDFAKLDLRVGTIVAAEKVPKADKLLKLQVDLGFETRTIVSGIAEHFQPENITGKQVVVVANLAPRKMRGIESNGMILMAEDKAGKLHFVNPIDAIDNGSSVS
- a CDS encoding S66 peptidase family protein — translated: MVKVPPYLKPGDTIALVCPSGYMSLEKAQTCIDVLKEWGYKVKVGTTVGSHSTNYFSGTDEERLINFQQILDDDSVNAVLCARGGYGLSRIIDHISFRKFKKHPKWIIGFSDITVLLSHIYTNFEIATMHAPMAGAFNNDGYRNGYVQSLKNVMEGKNIKYEVPGHEFNRKGEGIGELVGGNLAMLAHMVGTPSDIKTKGRILFLEDVGEYLYNIDRMMHQLKRSGKLDKLAGLIIGGFSDTKDTERPFGQNVYEIIRDIVKEYDYPVCFGFPVSHEKENYALKVGVGYKLKVGKSKTVLIG